A single region of the Deinococcus fonticola genome encodes:
- the dnaB gene encoding replicative DNA helicase, giving the protein MELTPRVPPHSNDAEISVLGSVLLDNDVLSQLGDTVTPEMFYREGHRKIFTTMRELQDRGDPVDLITLSEDLRVRGLLDEVGGITYLIGLSEQVPTAAYAENYARIVQEKHTLRQLISASGKAMQLAYDAQLPLEDLLDRAEKMIFEVAEQKKKGEGFAAMDSVVHDTFEYITLLHANKGIPDGVSTGFRDLDEQISGLQKGSLNVLAARPSMGKTAFALSIAQNVALRGEKTVAVFSLEMPSVQLALRMLCSEARVDMNRIRSGQLNERDFERLAHAAGRLAEAPMVIDDEADLTLNNLRSKLRRMAAQHGQLGLVVIDYLQLMSGGKSNGGSDNRQQEISTISRGLKGLAREMEVPIVVLSQLSRAVEQRPNHRPMLSDLRESGAIEQDADIVMFIYRDEYYNKETDQQGIAEIIVGKQRNGPVGTVKLQFHSAHVRFNDLAPEGV; this is encoded by the coding sequence TTGGAACTCACCCCCCGCGTCCCCCCCCACAGTAACGACGCTGAAATCAGTGTGCTGGGCAGCGTTCTGCTCGACAACGATGTCCTGTCGCAGCTGGGCGATACCGTCACCCCCGAGATGTTCTACCGCGAGGGTCACCGCAAGATCTTCACGACCATGCGCGAATTGCAAGACCGCGGCGACCCGGTCGACCTGATTACCCTCAGCGAAGACCTGCGTGTCCGGGGCCTGCTGGACGAGGTGGGCGGCATCACGTACCTGATCGGCCTGTCCGAGCAGGTGCCCACCGCCGCCTACGCCGAGAACTACGCCCGCATCGTGCAGGAGAAGCACACCCTGCGCCAGCTCATCAGCGCCAGCGGCAAGGCCATGCAACTCGCCTACGACGCCCAGCTTCCCCTGGAAGACCTGCTCGACCGCGCCGAGAAGATGATCTTTGAAGTCGCTGAGCAAAAGAAGAAGGGTGAGGGCTTCGCCGCGATGGACTCGGTCGTTCACGACACCTTCGAGTACATCACCCTGCTGCACGCCAACAAGGGCATCCCAGACGGCGTCAGCACCGGCTTCCGTGACCTGGACGAACAGATCAGCGGCCTGCAGAAAGGCAGCCTGAACGTGCTGGCGGCCAGGCCTTCGATGGGAAAGACCGCCTTCGCGCTGTCCATCGCGCAGAACGTGGCCCTGCGCGGCGAGAAGACCGTCGCGGTGTTCAGCCTGGAAATGCCCAGCGTGCAACTGGCGCTGCGCATGCTGTGCAGTGAAGCGCGGGTGGACATGAACCGCATTCGCAGCGGGCAGCTCAACGAGCGTGATTTCGAGCGCCTGGCGCATGCGGCGGGCCGCCTGGCCGAAGCGCCGATGGTCATCGACGACGAGGCCGACCTGACGCTGAACAACCTGCGCAGCAAGCTGCGGCGCATGGCCGCGCAGCACGGGCAACTGGGCCTGGTGGTCATCGATTACCTGCAGCTGATGTCCGGCGGGAAAAGTAATGGCGGCAGCGACAACCGCCAGCAGGAAATCAGCACCATCTCGCGTGGTCTGAAGGGCCTGGCGCGTGAGATGGAAGTGCCTATCGTTGTGCTCAGTCAATTGAGCCGCGCCGTGGAACAGAGGCCCAACCACCGGCCGATGCTGTCGGATTTGCGTGAATCGGGGGCCATCGAGCAGGACGCGGACATCGTGATGTTCATTTACCGCGACGAGTATTACAACAAGGAAACCGATCAGCAGGGCATCGCGGAAATTATCGTGGGAAAGCAGCGCAACGGCCCGGTGGGCACGGTGAAGTTGCAGTTTCATAGCGCACACGTTCGGTTTAACGATCTTGCGCCGGAGGGAGTGTAA